The nucleotide window tacatgtttattctGCCTGCAGCCAGTTCTAAACCTTTGTGTCTCATATGCTGTGAAAATGTGGCGTTAATAAATGGCAACGTTAAGCGTCACTATGAGACCAAACACCGGTCGTTTGAGGAAATGTACCCGCAGAAGTCCGCAGTGAGGGCAAGTAAAATTATCGAATTGAAAGCACAGTATGACAGGTCTACTCGTGTCATCACGCATGCATTTACAGAAAAATTCTGAATGTTTTACATTACTTGAAATAGGTCCTAAGTTCAGGCTGCTTAAAGCTGTGtttgcactttttatttattctattcaaAATAATTTCAGTGTCTGTTATTTGACATGTAGTAAAGACAACTACAGTATTGTTTTCCATTCAAGTGCCATACAAGTTCAGACTTTTCAGTATGTTAAAAGCATAATACTTTGAAAACACTtgaaatttaacaataaattatatagaaatgtatGTGCGTTATTGATTTGATTAACATGAGGGTACACTATTTTAAGTGACAATATAAGATCCGGACCTTTGCTGGGAGAAAATTTTAGtaactggacctctttgaattttaattgaatACCCCTGAGCTAGACTATCTACACCTTTCTCTGTCATCAGCGGTTTGGCTGTTTCAACAAACAACTCTCCATCTGGAAAATACTGTTCCACACTCACTCCTTTCATTCCTTTAATTATCTGTAGAAACTTTCTGATTTTCTCAAGAGTATATGTGCGTCTAGTAGATCTATTCTGCAAGACTAAACTTCCAGACCCTGAAGAATCACTCCCACTTTCTGGGGCAGACTCTACAACATTACCACTCGTATCTGACTCTACATGCTTCCTGTTACTTTCCTCATCTTTGTTTATCATTGAATTCTCAGCTTCTTTCCTCACTCTCTTCCAATGaccttttttcttcatttaccTTTTTGTTACTGGTGTTTAAAACAATTTTCTACTGTACTCAAGCTTGCAACCAAGTTTTTACTGGTGTTCTTTTCCCTAACTTTGTCAgtcacatcatccaacctttcTTTACTGGATTCTTCATTTTCATTCCTCTCCCTATTTTCTATTTCAATGCTTGATCCCTCGCCAGTTTCTACCTGCCTCTGTTCCCTGTTCTTTTCTAAGCTTTTCTGCTCCTCACTTCCATTTTCCTTTTGCAGCACCACCACGTCTGCATGGACTACATGTCCCTCCTGTCCACAGCCAAAACACTTCCTATTTTCTGAGGTCGCATAAATCATATACTCATATACTCACCTTAAATTTTATCGCTAGGTTCAGTTCTACGTTATTATTGAAACCCTGAGCCGCTGCCATACTGACCAGCTTTTGCTGATCAACAGCACTCTTTTTTACACCCCTATATACCTGTCACCAAATTCACCAACCAAACAAtcgacaaatacacaaaaaaagatagaaaaacTTATTCACTCAGTATCATTCGCTCACACTCAAACACGCTCACTTCCGCACACTCACTCGTGCATGCgcacacagaaagagaaagagagagagatcatgtTCAATTTAAAAGTTGATTATTGAGAGgaaattattttatactttgtgtgtgtttgagatttgttctgatttatcatcatttatCTCTCCCAGGTTGTGTTGGTGTAATCTCACAGGTGAAAGCTGTAgaattctgtcctcagttctcagttcaaactcctccagtctgagagaactggacctgAGTGAGAATAAactgcaggattcaggagtgaagctgctctctgctggactggagaatccacactgtacactggagatactgaggtcagatcatcacttacacactgtaGATCCTGCATTTCTGTCATATGGCTGTTTTAGATCAATAAAAGGTTGTGTGTCCTGAAGCACAATTTAAATGaagcagcaacaactgctatAGTTTTCCACATTCATAAATTCAGTAAGTTGCTGATCTATAATTGTTGATCTCTCTACAGGCTGGAACGCTGCAGTATTACAGATGAAGGTTGTGCTGCTCTGGTTTCAGCTCTGAGGTCAAACACCtcatcacacctgagagaactgaatctgaaaaagaatgaaccaggagactcaggagtgaagctgctctctgatCTACTGAAGGATccacactgtaaactggagacactACAGTGAGTTACTGAGTTACTGTTCATTTGTATGCAGGTTCTACATTTCTGTTCATGTTCTAGTGgaatgtgtgtatttggggCTCTGGAGTATAAATCCTGTACATTGGAGCTGTTAAACACTCAAACAGCTTTAAGATTCTACACTCAGAAGATCAGCATTGAATACTGATTATGATGAATGTGATACAAATCTGATCATTTTCCTTTATTACAGGTTCTGATCtgagtctcacacacagatGATTATGAGGAGAAACtcttacaaaaacacaaacatgatcAATACGTAATGTATTGTatgatatttgttttaaattaaatgtaaatgtgatttgaaTAAAGTATTTTCACTCCATTTcacttcatgtttttttttacttttattaaacaGTAACAATGCTGCTGTacgtaaatgtattttaattacaAAGCATCTGAATAGCAAATAAAATCCACTCCTCACCCCATACACAGGTCACTACATCATAAACagttaaatgttaacagttcctgataatgTGATAATGCGCTACATCCACAATATagatatctttaaaaagaagacactttgagctttactgtctattatttaaagttgatattgctaAAAAAGATAAGTTATAGAAAGTTATAAATTATGaagtaatgtaaaaatgtttttcttcatatataaatacatgaaatcagtaatgtagcaatccagaaaagtaatgggttaaagccacatgtctcgtgagtttatattttaaattaaatgaagatatcataaaaatttgatttctacaaacatttatctgagactatgtctaaACCCTGGTGCTatactaaacaacatagagctacaacacacaacataaagctacataaagtgcatcgattGCAACCtaatgcaaacagtgcagacggaAAACAGTTTCCAAACCAGTCAGTGATGTAACTGATCAGGATGCTcttaatggtccctctgtagaacatgttCTGGATGGGGAAGGAAGATGAGCTTCCGCAggcttctcaggaagtagagatgctgctgggttTTCTTGGtaatggagctggtgttgagttccaggtgaggttatccacCAGATGAAGGAATATAgtgctcttgacaatctccactgaggatccatcgataagcagtggagaatggctgctctgtgctctcccacaaccatctctttggttttgtcaatgttcaggctccacaccaggctgttaaatgGTGCAGTTCCTCTTTGTATGCTGACTTGTTGTTCTTGCTGATGAAACCCACCACCGTcatgtcatctgcaaacttgacgatgtggttcgagctgtgcattgctacacagtcatgagtcagcagCAG belongs to Silurus meridionalis isolate SWU-2019-XX chromosome 4, ASM1480568v1, whole genome shotgun sequence and includes:
- the LOC124385156 gene encoding ribonuclease inhibitor-like, with translation MCYCDLTEESCRFLSSVLSSNSSSLRELDLSYNNLQDSGVKLLSAGLENPHCTLEILRLYRCDLTEESCRILSSVLSSNSSSLRELNLSGNKLQDSGVKLLSAGLENPHCTLEILRLCWCNLTGESCRILSSVLSSNSSSLRELDLSENKLQDSGVKLLSAGLENPHCTLEILRLERCSITDEGCAALVSALRSNTSSHLRELNLKKNEPGDSGVKLLSDLLKDPHCKLETLQF